A stretch of the Diadema setosum chromosome 16, eeDiaSeto1, whole genome shotgun sequence genome encodes the following:
- the LOC140240218 gene encoding membrane progestin receptor gamma-like produces the protein MGLLNTNKDRRGTLWPVKCLRFNQVPAIYREPFIFTRYRSCRSSITSCIVSVSCLTNETLNFWTHFVPFLIFLVVTLQYAVDYAFVVDPFNWPMMVFLVSICLYTLGSSMAHMFNSLSEVAYYICFFIDYGTVSIYIMGLSIAYNAYAFPPSLLNSIAHRIYLPMVFLLSLVFSATSCMSRLSRFAALRVHGRKITFPAYYIWCNMPLFYRAFYGSGPLPVTSSASSPALAMADSHHITHGLFALATVVTYGTHFPEVFAPGRFDFIAHSHQLFHLSTVGLTYYQYSALLVEMKERRRDLEARCGSPTFDNTFLPFLADSFLQMVMIGYLAVWLMKPRQIIRIKHAQGVPTVPLKQE, from the exons ATGGGGCTGTTGAACACAAACAAGGACAGGAGAGGCACCCTTTGGCCTGTGAAGTGTCTTCGCTTCAACCAG GTGCCGGCGATCTATCGTGAGCCTTTTATCTTCACCCGATACCGCTCGTGCCGAAGTAGCATCACCTCCTGCATAGTCAGCGTGTCGTGTCTGACCAACGAAACGCTCAACTTCTGGACCCACTTCGTGCCCTTCCTCATCTTCCTCGTCGTCACTCTCCAGTACGCCGTCGACTACGCCTTCGTCGTCGACCCCTTCAACTGGCCGATGATGGTGTTCCTGGTATCCATCTGCCTGTACACGCTGGGGAGTTCGATGGCGCACATGTTCAACAGCCTCTCCGAGGTCGCCTATTACATCTGTTTCTTTATCGACTACGGCACCGTCAGCATCTACATCATGGGCCTCAGTATAG CCTACAACGCCTACGCATTTCCCCCGTCGCTGCTAAACTCGATCGCTCATCGTATCTACCTACCCATGGTCTTTCTTCTCTCGCTCGTCTTCTCCGCCACCTCGTGTATGTCGAGATTGTCCCGGTTCGCTGCCTTGCGCGTCCACGGACGAAAGATCACATTCCCCGCTTACTACATTTGGTGCAA TATGCCACTTTTCTATCGAGCATTCTACGGCTCCGGGCCTCTACCGGTGACGTCCTCCGCCTCCTCCCCCGCCCTGGCGATGGCGGACTCCCATCACATCACCCACGGGCTCTTCGCTCTCGCAACCGTCGTCACCTACGGGACGCATTTCCCCGAGGTGTTCGCCCCGGGTCGCTTCGACTTCATTGCTCACAGCCATCAACTGTTTCACCTCTCAACCGTTGGTCTGACCTATTACCAGTACAGCGCCCTCCTCGTTGAAATGAAGGAGAGGCGCAGGGATCTGGAAGCCCGTTGCGGCTCGCCAACTTTCGACAATACCTTTCTGCCTTTCCTAGCGGATAGTTTTCTCCAGATGGTTATGATCGGATATCTAGCCGTGTGGTTGATGAAACCGCGGCAGATCATACGAATCAAACACGCGCAGGGCGTTCCaacagtacctttaaaacaAGAGTAG